From one Elusimicrobiota bacterium genomic stretch:
- a CDS encoding DUF2723 domain-containing protein has translation MKLKHVTALISVIVILAIYVPMSAPALTSDDSGEFAGVCATLGTAHPSGYPVYTLLGNLTCRYLPFGSKVYRVNVMSSIFAALTVGVVVLLAADLAGSVIPGILAGFVLGFTQYFWFLGLTTEVYTLNSFFAVCILYALMKKEPDPRAVVFAGLMLGFGLGNHYTLITYIPGYALILFFRRKELGVTLSKLAVAGGFFILGLTVYAYIYLRAVKLPLYAWEDPRIFERFIGIVLRSRYGGNLTMGEPLPWSIGLITGQTVFYLKILTRGITLPGTVLLLCAGILYFMRNWRYALTLIVLTLFSGPAFLYAARIPASNPESAALLERFIYLSLPPLMIILSLLPSLIPKKVGVLRTGLTGLMLVLPVILFASQYKSTTWRGEYVFYDHAKDILKNTPMNSIVLSDRADEMEFSVNYLIKTEHLRPDVDYIDCNAGVTRSIYGDDYYKVWGGPRLIRREAVERKLIKESQRPVFYATFEPEMINIVRKPYGLLHSVGENQLPCVYIDDVSVLRITQNTDTRGKGLVMMYWQILGNYYLNYGDKGRAVKLLNSYAVHGENQPAPRLMAGYWFTSKGWYTDAEGVYKGITKLYPGNADAHNSLGVVYEKMGNLKSAVDEYNLAIAVDPKSVTAHYNLAVAYWRSNRWDDVIRELERVVELNPNHNDAKRYLQQARLRVGRKGG, from the coding sequence GTGAAACTAAAACATGTAACGGCGTTGATCTCAGTAATTGTTATACTGGCAATCTATGTCCCGATGTCAGCACCGGCATTAACTTCAGATGATAGCGGCGAATTTGCGGGTGTCTGCGCGACACTGGGGACTGCTCATCCGTCAGGGTATCCGGTTTATACATTACTGGGTAACCTTACCTGCCGGTATTTACCGTTTGGGTCTAAGGTTTACCGCGTAAATGTTATGTCCTCGATATTCGCAGCTCTTACGGTAGGTGTGGTGGTACTACTGGCTGCGGATTTAGCGGGAAGCGTTATCCCGGGGATACTCGCGGGGTTTGTTCTGGGGTTCACTCAATACTTTTGGTTTCTCGGGTTGACTACTGAAGTTTATACCCTTAACTCATTTTTTGCGGTATGTATACTCTATGCGTTAATGAAAAAAGAACCGGACCCAAGGGCTGTTGTATTCGCAGGGTTAATGCTGGGGTTTGGGTTGGGGAATCATTATACGTTGATAACATATATTCCCGGGTATGCGTTGATACTCTTCTTCCGGAGGAAGGAGTTGGGGGTAACACTTTCCAAACTTGCAGTCGCGGGAGGATTTTTTATTCTTGGTTTAACGGTGTACGCATATATTTACCTCCGCGCAGTTAAATTACCTCTTTACGCGTGGGAGGATCCTCGGATATTCGAACGGTTTATCGGGATAGTGCTTAGGTCAAGGTATGGGGGTAATCTCACAATGGGTGAACCGTTACCCTGGAGTATAGGTTTGATTACCGGGCAGACAGTGTTCTACTTAAAAATTCTAACCCGGGGTATAACCTTACCCGGGACGGTATTATTGCTCTGCGCGGGGATACTGTATTTTATGCGTAACTGGCGGTATGCCCTGACTCTAATAGTTCTGACACTTTTCTCCGGGCCGGCATTTTTGTATGCTGCGCGTATACCCGCAAGCAATCCGGAATCCGCTGCGTTACTTGAACGGTTTATTTATCTGTCGTTACCGCCGTTGATGATTATATTATCCTTACTCCCGTCATTGATCCCCAAAAAGGTTGGGGTGTTACGCACTGGATTAACGGGATTAATGTTAGTTTTGCCCGTAATCTTGTTTGCGTCACAGTATAAGTCTACTACCTGGCGGGGGGAGTATGTGTTCTATGATCACGCTAAGGATATCCTCAAAAATACGCCAATGAATAGTATTGTGTTATCCGACCGTGCGGATGAAATGGAATTCAGTGTTAATTATCTTATCAAAACTGAACACCTGCGTCCTGATGTTGATTATATCGACTGTAATGCAGGTGTTACCCGCAGTATTTATGGTGATGATTATTATAAAGTCTGGGGTGGCCCGCGGCTTATCCGTCGTGAAGCTGTAGAACGTAAACTTATCAAAGAATCACAACGGCCGGTGTTCTACGCTACGTTTGAACCTGAGATGATAAACATTGTGAGAAAACCTTATGGGTTATTGCATTCAGTTGGGGAGAACCAGCTTCCCTGTGTGTATATCGACGATGTAAGTGTTTTACGGATAACGCAGAATACCGATACCCGGGGTAAGGGGTTGGTAATGATGTATTGGCAGATACTAGGGAATTATTATCTTAATTACGGGGATAAAGGCCGTGCTGTGAAATTACTTAATTCTTATGCGGTACATGGCGAAAACCAACCCGCACCAAGGTTGATGGCAGGGTATTGGTTTACTTCTAAAGGATGGTATACAGACGCAGAGGGGGTGTATAAAGGTATTACTAAACTTTATCCCGGTAACGCTGATGCGCATAATAGCCTCGGGGTGGTCTACGAAAAAATGGGTAACCTAAAATCTGCGGTTGATGAGTATAACTTGGCAATTGCGGTTGATCCTAAAAGTGTTACCGCGCATTATAATCTCGCAGTAGCCTATTGGCGGAGTAACAGGTGGGATGATGTTATCCGCGAGCTTGAACGCGTAGTGGAACTTAACCCTAACCATAACGACGCTAAACGGTATCTCCAGCAAGCGCGTTTGCGGGTAGGGAGAAAGGGTGGTTAA